A stretch of the Thermofilum adornatum genome encodes the following:
- a CDS encoding 2-hydroxyacid dehydrogenase, with translation MERLFVYLRLAEWEKRIIEDVLGGKIEILYWSGADFSGLEDSSIAMAVTLPREAIKRAGKLKFVQVPAAGADNLDLEALFDRNVMVATAKGCNARAVAEHAFALMLSLAKKIVEQDYEVKNGKWRSYTEENFLLDLEGSTLTIVGYGNIGREIARIAKAFNMKVVAVKKNPERDEYCDECYGQDKLKEALSQADYAVIALPLTRETRGLIGEEELKSMKKTAYIINIGRGPVIDEHALYKALTQGWIAGAGIDVWWTYPPSQGYPSSIGVHRLPNVIATPHKAGWTKKSREKCLRFAAENIARYLRGEKPLNVLTKSREY, from the coding sequence GTGGAGAGGTTGTTTGTTTATTTGAGGCTTGCCGAGTGGGAAAAGAGGATAATTGAGGACGTTCTAGGCGGAAAAATCGAGATTCTCTACTGGAGCGGTGCCGACTTTTCTGGCCTAGAAGACTCGTCCATAGCTATGGCTGTTACCTTGCCAAGGGAGGCAATCAAGAGAGCGGGAAAACTTAAGTTTGTCCAGGTTCCCGCGGCTGGCGCAGACAACTTAGACCTAGAGGCCCTGTTCGATAGAAACGTCATGGTTGCCACGGCCAAGGGCTGTAACGCCAGGGCAGTAGCAGAGCACGCCTTCGCACTCATGCTTTCACTTGCCAAGAAAATTGTAGAGCAGGATTACGAGGTAAAGAACGGCAAGTGGAGAAGCTACACAGAGGAAAACTTCTTACTAGACCTTGAAGGCTCAACACTAACCATCGTTGGATACGGCAATATCGGCAGAGAGATAGCGAGGATAGCAAAGGCATTCAACATGAAAGTAGTAGCTGTCAAGAAGAACCCAGAAAGAGACGAGTACTGCGACGAATGCTACGGACAAGACAAGCTCAAAGAGGCTCTCTCCCAGGCAGACTATGCAGTAATAGCTCTCCCGCTGACACGAGAGACGAGAGGCCTCATAGGAGAAGAAGAACTAAAGTCAATGAAGAAAACAGCCTATATCATAAACATAGGCCGGGGCCCCGTTATAGACGAACACGCATTATACAAAGCCCTGACACAAGGCTGGATAGCCGGGGCAGGCATAGACGTATGGTGGACCTATCCGCCAAGCCAAGGCTACCCCTCAAGTATAGGTGTCCACAGGCTCCCAAATGTTATAGCTACGCCCCACAAGGCAGGATGGACAAAGAAATCCAGGGAGAAATGCCTCAGGTTCGCTGCAGAAAACATAGCAAGA
- a CDS encoding substrate-binding domain-containing protein has product MTTKERAKSLSLLLIALIALAFVPINVKAQNPNEIVIGIVTDRTGALSYYGDMSINGFILGLMYALEIPSFETVTPNLEWKLNWQGKTIHIIAATNVPAGQQIPDPATATKAAEDLIQNKGAEILVGCSDSPSAIALTQIAQKYKVVFLVVPAADHEITKTYLNRYVFQISSTTWHDAIAGGTFATTLGKTVAFLAPSNSWGRSTVDAWSTIIQQKGGSVVAAIYAPVTTTDFTPYIQSLLASKAEVFIPVWSGATALTLYQQINASGVYQKMKVTSGIPDLATLNLLKMGLYLPNYKGMMKYAWNLPQNNPVNDWLVSKYVELYKKKALPTMGSVLIAFPLPDLFVGEGFVAGHALGLALKKTGGSTDSEKLINALEGLTFTSVKGDIKIRKEDHRTVQDMYIAQIVWDTTSLAKYYTEQDLPDLYKPLLKIGMFAPQYIDTVKSVTPPVEVNLYPPQQPAQQQPTQPTKPAQPQQPAQDFTLYIVLAIIVLVIVLATVLLLRRKPKK; this is encoded by the coding sequence GACAGGTGCACTAAGCTACTATGGCGACATGTCAATTAACGGCTTCATTCTTGGACTCATGTACGCGCTAGAGATACCGAGCTTCGAGACAGTTACGCCAAACCTAGAATGGAAACTTAACTGGCAAGGCAAAACAATACACATCATAGCGGCAACCAATGTTCCAGCCGGCCAGCAAATCCCAGACCCAGCCACAGCTACAAAAGCAGCAGAGGACTTGATACAAAACAAGGGAGCCGAGATACTCGTAGGCTGTTCAGACAGCCCGTCAGCTATCGCCCTCACACAGATAGCCCAAAAATACAAGGTCGTATTCTTGGTTGTCCCTGCCGCTGACCACGAGATAACCAAGACCTACCTAAACAGGTACGTTTTCCAGATTTCAAGTACAACTTGGCACGACGCAATTGCAGGTGGAACATTTGCCACCACCCTCGGCAAAACAGTTGCATTCCTAGCACCGAGCAACTCCTGGGGACGCTCTACTGTCGATGCCTGGTCAACAATCATTCAACAGAAAGGAGGAAGCGTTGTCGCCGCAATATATGCCCCCGTAACAACCACTGACTTTACGCCCTACATCCAGTCTCTCCTGGCCTCAAAGGCAGAGGTATTCATTCCCGTATGGAGTGGAGCAACAGCTCTAACACTCTACCAACAGATAAACGCTTCAGGAGTTTACCAAAAGATGAAAGTCACCTCAGGCATACCAGACCTAGCAACCCTGAACCTATTAAAAATGGGCCTATACCTGCCCAACTACAAGGGAATGATGAAGTATGCTTGGAACCTACCACAGAATAACCCAGTCAACGACTGGCTTGTCTCAAAGTATGTTGAACTCTACAAGAAAAAAGCACTTCCAACGATGGGCTCAGTCCTCATAGCCTTCCCCTTGCCAGACCTTTTTGTCGGCGAGGGATTCGTGGCTGGCCATGCGCTTGGACTAGCATTAAAGAAGACCGGCGGCTCAACAGACTCTGAAAAACTAATCAACGCGCTTGAAGGCCTCACATTTACATCTGTGAAGGGAGACATAAAGATAAGAAAAGAAGACCACAGAACAGTACAGGACATGTATATTGCACAAATAGTGTGGGATACAACCTCTCTTGCCAAATACTATACCGAGCAGGATCTACCAGACCTCTACAAGCCCCTCCTCAAAATTGGAATGTTTGCTCCACAATACATAGACACAGTTAAAAGCGTTACACCCCCAGTAGAGGTCAACCTGTATCCGCCACAACAACCAGCACAACAACAGCCAACACAGCCCACGAAACCCGCTCAGCCACAACAGCCTGCACAAGACTTTACTCTGTACATTGTCCTGGCTATAATTGTATTAGTGATAGTGTTAGCTACAGTTTTACTGCTTAGGAGAAAGCCCAAAAAATAA